One Triticum dicoccoides isolate Atlit2015 ecotype Zavitan chromosome 5B, WEW_v2.0, whole genome shotgun sequence genomic window carries:
- the LOC119307315 gene encoding uncharacterized protein LOC119307315 isoform X2, whose amino-acid sequence MSAAGVKRSSLDGPLPEKKKKKVIVWRDPDAWVISDADLAKMKREEESAPPPVKIPTLDYFKPPTRFHTAELFSVSESGSKAVLSAAKFLLGVSSSLDGEPLRRCSGFWVDWDKEKKTGLVLTTAWLIRTKDAPFSVWSGGEEYAPHADVTVHLLNGTSAKGTLVYYQPHYDIAFLNVEVDQPIKLPTFCEKDVKFAEDIFRLGRDNSLNLRITYARAEYRNPNMYRRYHNVHFRSPDGHGDDNAYDNGGLVIDLKEKVVGMVNLPKRFGSFIPSSILLNCLDSWKKHRQPEAFIQGPKLFEQRMGQPKSGRAELETDRFLLCFLFHLLYILSSSQRNTIHLILTASHSPLTLSARA is encoded by the exons ATGAGTGCGGCGGGTGTGAAGAGGTCCAGCCTAGACGGTCCcttgccggagaagaagaagaagaaggtgattGTGTGGAGAGATCCAGACGCGTGGGTTATCAGCGATGCCGACTTGGCCAAGATGAAACGCGAGGAAGAATCAG CTCCCCCGCCTGTGAAAATCCCTACGCTCGATTACTTCAAACCCCCGACCCGGTTTCACACTGCCGAGCTCTTCTCCGTCAGTGAATCTGGAAGCAAGGCGGTGCTCTCTGCTGCCAAATTCCTTCTAGGGGTTTCATCCTCTCTTG ACGGTGAACCGCTGAGACGCTGCTCCGGCTTCTGGGTCGATTGGGACAAGGAGAAGAAAACCGGCCTTGTTTTGACAACTGCGTGGCTGATTCGCACAAAGGATGCTCCTTTCAGTGTCTGGTCAGGCGGCGAAGAGTATGCCCCTCATGCTGAT GTCACTGTTCATTTGCTAAATGGCACCAGTGCAAAGGGCACGCTGGTCTACTATCAGCCCCATTACGATATTGCTTTCTTGAATGTCGAAGTGGATCAACCAATCAAGTTACCAACTTTTTGTGAAAAGGATGTAAAATTTGCTGAAGACATTTTTCGGCTCGGAAGAGACAATTCCTTAAATCTAAGGATAACATATGCTAGGGCAGAATATCGGAATCCAAACATGTACCGGCGGTACCACAATGTGCACTTCCGTTCTCCAGATGGCCATGGTGATGATAATGCG TATGACAATGGGGGACTAGTCATTGACTTGAAGGAGAAAGTTGTCGGAATGGTCAACCTCCCTAAGAGATTTGGGTCTTTTATACCGTCTTCCATTTTGCTCAATTGTTTGGATTCATGGAAGAAACATCG ACAGCCTGAGGCGTTCATCCAGGGCCCAAAACTCTTTGAGCAGCGGATGGGCCAGCCCAAGAGTGGACGGGCCGAGCTAGAGACTGATAGATTTCTTCTGTGTTTTCTTTTCCACCTACTATACATCTTATCCAGTTCTCAAAGAAATACTATACATCTTATCCTCACGGCATCACACAGTCCTCTAACTCTCTCAGCTCGAGCCTGA
- the LOC119307316 gene encoding pumilio homolog 24-like isoform X1, which produces MVGGRDHQQEESRGGGGGTKGKPQPVTAKEKRVTAKEVSESRKPDYNLKKDIEVLWGKMIGRHLSKEDIIKLVTEALRKMDWKYLEFLDPIHVCSGSHTQESGKVRTHIIRILKKQIMKLDVSDYGCLVLFEELTKQLKEIILIRPGDANCCSYCTHFAHII; this is translated from the exons ATGGTCGGTGGCCGCGACCACCAACAAGAGGAatcgcgaggcggcggcggcggcaccaaGGGGAAGCCGCAGCCCGTCACTGCCAAGGAAAAGCGGGTCACAGCTAAG GAAGTGTCGGAGTCGAGGAAGCCCGACTACAACCTTAAGAAA GACATCGAAGTACTATGGGGAAAGATGATAGGTCGTCATTTGAGCAAGGAGGATATAATCAA GCTAGTTACCGAGGCCCTCCGTAAAATGGATTGGAAATATTTGGAATTTCTGGATCCCAT ACATGTGTGTAGTGGTTCTCACACTCAAGAGAGTGGCAAG GTTAGGACGCATATTATCAGAATCTTGAAGAAGCAGATTATGAAGCTTGATGTCAGTGATTATGGATGCCTT GTTCTATTTGAAGAGCTGACAAAGCAGTTAAAGGAAATCATATTGATAAG ACCGGGAGACGCCAATTGCTGCAGCTATTGCACACACTTTGCTCACATTATCTGA
- the LOC119307316 gene encoding pumilio homolog 24-like isoform X2 produces the protein MVGGRDHQQEESRGGGGGTKGKPQPVTAKEKRVTAKEVSESRKPDYNLKKDIEVLWGKMIGRHLSKEDIIKLVTEALRKMDWKYLEFLDPIHVCSGSHTQESGKVRTHIIRILKKQIMKLDVSDYGCLVLFEELTKQLKEIILISLNRSIFDQV, from the exons ATGGTCGGTGGCCGCGACCACCAACAAGAGGAatcgcgaggcggcggcggcggcaccaaGGGGAAGCCGCAGCCCGTCACTGCCAAGGAAAAGCGGGTCACAGCTAAG GAAGTGTCGGAGTCGAGGAAGCCCGACTACAACCTTAAGAAA GACATCGAAGTACTATGGGGAAAGATGATAGGTCGTCATTTGAGCAAGGAGGATATAATCAA GCTAGTTACCGAGGCCCTCCGTAAAATGGATTGGAAATATTTGGAATTTCTGGATCCCAT ACATGTGTGTAGTGGTTCTCACACTCAAGAGAGTGGCAAG GTTAGGACGCATATTATCAGAATCTTGAAGAAGCAGATTATGAAGCTTGATGTCAGTGATTATGGATGCCTT GTTCTATTTGAAGAGCTGACAAAGCAGTTAAAGGAAATCATATTGATAAG CTTAAACAGGTCCATCTTTGACCAAGTATAG
- the LOC119307316 gene encoding uncharacterized protein LOC119307316 isoform X3, with the protein MVGGRDHQQEESRGGGGGTKGKPQPVTAKEKRVTAKDIEVLWGKMIGRHLSKEDIIKLVTEALRKMDWKYLEFLDPIHVCSGSHTQESGKVRTHIIRILKKQIMKLDVSDYGCLVLFEELTKQLKEIILIRPGDANCCSYCTHFAHII; encoded by the exons ATGGTCGGTGGCCGCGACCACCAACAAGAGGAatcgcgaggcggcggcggcggcaccaaGGGGAAGCCGCAGCCCGTCACTGCCAAGGAAAAGCGGGTCACAGCTAAG GACATCGAAGTACTATGGGGAAAGATGATAGGTCGTCATTTGAGCAAGGAGGATATAATCAA GCTAGTTACCGAGGCCCTCCGTAAAATGGATTGGAAATATTTGGAATTTCTGGATCCCAT ACATGTGTGTAGTGGTTCTCACACTCAAGAGAGTGGCAAG GTTAGGACGCATATTATCAGAATCTTGAAGAAGCAGATTATGAAGCTTGATGTCAGTGATTATGGATGCCTT GTTCTATTTGAAGAGCTGACAAAGCAGTTAAAGGAAATCATATTGATAAG ACCGGGAGACGCCAATTGCTGCAGCTATTGCACACACTTTGCTCACATTATCTGA